Genomic segment of Drosophila ananassae strain 14024-0371.13 chromosome 2L, ASM1763931v2, whole genome shotgun sequence:
CTGCTGGCAGTCTGATTCCTTTTCTGTTGGTGTTGGCGGATCCAATGGCGAAACTTTTTTTAAGGCAGCTAGCTCGTTTTCTAATGCATGAAGGCCATCATCGGCGTTAAAGGGCGAACGAAAACCTTGCTTTTTAAATCTTGGAAATCTATCGTATTCGCCTTGCAAAAATTTGTCCATTTTCTCCGCCAACACCAATATTAACTTTCACGTGTAGATCTCCGCAGTTGTTCGCCAAAAGTAAAGATGTGCAAGCTTGCCACTATCGTTTACTATCGGCACTCAAACATCGATAGTGGTTCGCAAACCCAAATATTCGATATATCGATACTATCGTGAGTGGCCGACCCAGCTCTACCGCCTGTCCTCGATGTCCACTTCGGGCTgaagaaaccgacagacaccTTAAGGTTCATTGGATATCCTCCCATTCAAAATTGAGATGTGAATCATCTGTTGCTGGGCATTAAACACTGAGCAAAATCATCAAAAGTGAGTTTCGTCAGCGGAGCAGCTCCGAAAACAGTCATTCAGTCAAGGCCCCCCATATTGTATGCGGTCATGGAGCAGCTGTATCCGCCAAAGGTTGCCATTTAAGCACTAAACCTCCATCCTATCCTCTTAATACTTACAGTTCCTGGTTTGCGTCAACCCCAAAATGAACCGATCTGAACCGATTCCCATTCGACGGGACCGCTCCTTCGACAGCGTGCTTAACCGCCTGCTGCGGATGCGCTCCCAGAACCACGAGTCATTCCGTGCGGCCATGTACAACTTCCTAATTGCTGCCGGCGTGGGTGCATTTGTAGCCGTCTGCTTCATACTGGGACCCTTTGTGCGACCCCTGCTGTGGGCTTTCCTCATGGGCGCCGTTTTGTTCCCATTCAAACGGAGCCTGGCGGAGAGTGTCAATAATTGGTTCCAGCGTCTTGAAGAACGTGACTCCAACGTCCTGGTCTCCATCTGTCTTTCTCCGCTGGAGGCCACAGAGCACTGCGGCCGGCTGTTGATTGGATGGCTCTGCGAGCACTGGCAACTGCTCCTCGCCGGATGCGGAGTGGCGGGCTGTGTTAAACTTCTAGTCCTGTATGCCCCCAAAGGGTTTCTGATGGCGCTGTGGCACTGGATAACATTTTCGCACGGATTGTTCGTCCAGATTATTGGATTCCTTAATGTTTACGTGGTGCGTTATATTGTTTTTCAACTAAAACTGCAAaaagttgaattttttattaattctttATTTAATTACAGCTAATTTCTCTGGTGATTATATACTTGAGTTGTGTCCACTTTTTCTGGAAGCCGGAAAACAGCGCTcactttgttgttgctggccAAACCATGTGGGTAGCCATCGCTGGCTACTTGAGCAGTTTTCTGGGTGCCCTTCAGGTGCCCGTTTTCCTGCTGGTTATGGCATATGTTACGGCATCGACGGCATATCACCTGCAGACAAGAGAGGAAGCCGGCACCTTCTTGACCCGTTTGCAGAAGCTCTTCGACAAGAATGACTTTGAGCGATCACTGAGCAACTTTAGCATTTGCGGAAAACACAGCGGCGAACCCCTCAGTCCTGGGATTCAATCCGACGTGGAGGACATCTCGCTGAGCGACACTGTCGACTCGACTGACACCTTTGATGCTAAAGCGGAAACTGAGGCTGAGGGCCATCAGAGCGACTCCTTCTTTAAGCTCTTGTTCTACGCCTGTTTGGGAACATTCCTTTATCGCAATGTTTGGATGTTTCTGCTGGCAGCCATACCAGTATTCCTACACCTCATCTATACGGTGGGGGCCTATACTGGCATCACCCAATTCGTGTGCAGCAAGATCAACGAACTCTATCTGGCGTTGAGGGTGAGTTTGGAAAGAGATTGTATTAAAAAGccattgtatttaaaatcaaatattttatgtagACTTGGGCCATTGAACATCACTCTGCAGTGCTTCCACTATGCCTTCCCGGAGTTTTGGAGCTAAACTACAAGATTAATACGATCGTACGCGATTCGCTAAAGTCGTCTGTGGAGTCGGTCACCTCTATTTTAATGATCATTCTAATGCTGCTCATTATCGTGTTCCTGAGCGTGTTCTTTTGTGTGAACATATACTCGGAGACGATCGAAGTGGCCTACCTTGGCAAGGATCTAATTAACAAGACGATCACAGATCGGCCTGAGCTAATTGATATCTTGCCCGCCAACATGCAGGCGTCCATTGATGATGCGCTGGATAATGCGCACCATTATGGTCGCCGAAAGATCGAGACGTATATAGATGACTGGCTGGCGGATGCAGACAAAGTCCATGCCACCAAATTGAAGGAGCAAATTCTCGACGTCTGGGACAGGCTCATCCAATATTGGATTGATTTCAACAAGGCGGGAACTTCCTACGGTCCCAGGGTTCCAACTGATGCGCTCAAGAGCACCTTTGGCGAGATTGTCGATAACCCAGGTATGTCCCAACAAAGTTCAATTCTAGCTTATTGGTTTTCGTTTGTCTCGCCCTACTAATTATCTTCTTGAGTTGTATTTGTGGGGCTTTCTTTGAGTGGTTGGTCTCATGCACTTCTCATCCCGTAACTCTCGTTTGCGTCTACGAAATAACCCATTCTCTGTTGCATCTGCTAACCAATGGCCGTTTATTTAACCAAGGACATTTTAAAGAGCTAGTTTTAGTGGCAAAACAGGGCATCATTGGATGGGCGCAGAGCAACACGCAGACAATACTCGAGGTAGCTGAATCCCTGTGGCACATCATCCGTACAAATCTATCCATGATTATGGGCGTTGCGGGCGAGATTCTCTCTCTGGTCCTGTCCGGTGGACAGGCCTGTATTGAGTTCATTCTAGATATGGTAAGTGTGAGCGAAAAACTACTTTATCTCAAATTAAAATGATTGTTTTCTCAGATTGTCTTCTTCACGGCGCTTTTCTATCTGCTGTCGAGCAGCAAGGAAAAGTACGCCCCCCTGCAGATCACCAAGTATCTGGGATATTCCAGCTCGGGCATCAAAATCGCCGATGCTCTCGAAAACTCAATCACTGTGGTACTTGTTTCCATGTTCAAGTGCTCCACGTTTACGGGGCTGTTTACATGGCTGGTGCACACGGTCTTCGGAGCAAGAATTGTATTCCTGCCCTCCGCTCTGGCAGCCATGCTAGCTGCTGCTCCGTTCCTAGGGAGCTACTGGTGTGCGGTTCCCGCCTTCTTGGAGCTCTGGCTGGCACAGGATCGATTCTATGCAGGACTCATACTGTTTCTGCTGCAATTTTTTGTGCCATCATCGTTTGAGACTGCCATCTACGCCGATCTGAAGGGGTAAGTTTGGAAGAGCTTTccttttaatgaaaattattaattatttgattatatttttagtgGAGGGCATCCCTACTTGAATGGTCTGGCAATTGCTGGCGGCATGTACTGGATTGGGTGGCAGGGTGCCATTTTCGGGCCTCTGATGTTGTGCTTCTTCATTGGACTCTTCGAGGTGGCCACATTGGCCATGCGAAGCCATCAGGAACCCAGGTAACATAGGCTTAAGCAATCAAAGTCGAtgaatttatttgatttgcaTGCAAAGTATGAATTTTGTCAAACTTGTGCAGCCCAGGGATTGACGTGAGTGTTTCTGTTTCCGTTGGCCTgctttttgaaatttatttcttGTATCATTTTATtccataaattaattataattgtgTTGCAGGCCCAGTTCGGATGAGGAGACGCGGACCACGTGAGTT
This window contains:
- the LOC6500930 gene encoding transmembrane protein 245 isoform X3, with protein sequence MNRSEPIPIRRDRSFDSVLNRLLRMRSQNHESFRAAMYNFLIAAGVGAFVAVCFILGPFVRPLLWAFLMGAVLFPFKRSLAESVNNWFQRLEERDSNVLVSICLSPLEATEHCGRLLIGWLCEHWQLLLAGCGVAGCVKLLVLYAPKGFLMALWHWITFSHGLFVQIIGFLNVYVLISLVIIYLSCVHFFWKPENSAHFVVAGQTMWVAIAGYLSSFLGALQVPVFLLVMAYVTASTAYHLQTREEAGTFLTRLQKLFDKNDFERSLSNFSICGKHSGEPLSPGIQSDVEDISLSDTVDSTDTFDAKAETEAEGHQSDSFFKLLFYACLGTFLYRNVWMFLLAAIPVFLHLIYTVGAYTGITQFVCSKINELYLALRTWAIEHHSAVLPLCLPGVLELNYKINTIVRDSLKSSVESVTSILMIILMLLIIVFLSVFFCVNIYSETIEVAYLGKDLINKTITDRPELIDILPANMQASIDDALDNAHHYGRRKIETYIDDWLADADKVHATKLKEQILDVWDRLIQYWIDFNKAGTSYGPRVPTDALKSTFGEIVDNPVAKQGIIGWAQSNTQTILEVAESLWHIIRTNLSMIMGVAGEILSLVLSGGQACIEFILDMIVFFTALFYLLSSSKEKYAPLQITKYLGYSSSGIKIADALENSITVVLVSMFKCSTFTGLFTWLVHTVFGARIVFLPSALAAMLAAAPFLGSYWCAVPAFLELWLAQDRFYAGLILFLLQFFVPSSFETAIYADLKGGGHPYLNGLAIAGGMYWIGWQGAIFGPLMLCFFIGLFEVATLAMRSHQEPRPSSDEETRTTSIMARVNETTNDTTDARGKPVNPNDRVRNLAEGGKPVELKIVTKTKTFHLLNAKENSK
- the LOC6500930 gene encoding transmembrane protein 245 isoform X1, translating into MNRSEPIPIRRDRSFDSVLNRLLRMRSQNHESFRAAMYNFLIAAGVGAFVAVCFILGPFVRPLLWAFLMGAVLFPFKRSLAESVNNWFQRLEERDSNVLVSICLSPLEATEHCGRLLIGWLCEHWQLLLAGCGVAGCVKLLVLYAPKGFLMALWHWITFSHGLFVQIIGFLNVYVLISLVIIYLSCVHFFWKPENSAHFVVAGQTMWVAIAGYLSSFLGALQVPVFLLVMAYVTASTAYHLQTREEAGTFLTRLQKLFDKNDFERSLSNFSICGKHSGEPLSPGIQSDVEDISLSDTVDSTDTFDAKAETEAEGHQSDSFFKLLFYACLGTFLYRNVWMFLLAAIPVFLHLIYTVGAYTGITQFVCSKINELYLALRTWAIEHHSAVLPLCLPGVLELNYKINTIVRDSLKSSVESVTSILMIILMLLIIVFLSVFFCVNIYSETIEVAYLGKDLINKTITDRPELIDILPANMQASIDDALDNAHHYGRRKIETYIDDWLADADKVHATKLKEQILDVWDRLIQYWIDFNKAGTSYGPRVPTDALKSTFGEIVDNPGHFKELVLVAKQGIIGWAQSNTQTILEVAESLWHIIRTNLSMIMGVAGEILSLVLSGGQACIEFILDMIVFFTALFYLLSSSKEKYAPLQITKYLGYSSSGIKIADALENSITVVLVSMFKCSTFTGLFTWLVHTVFGARIVFLPSALAAMLAAAPFLGSYWCAVPAFLELWLAQDRFYAGLILFLLQFFVPSSFETAIYADLKGGGHPYLNGLAIAGGMYWIGWQGAIFGPLMLCFFIGLFEVATLAMRSHQEPRPSSDEETRTTSIMARVNETTNDTTDARGKPVNPNDRVRNLAEGGKPVELKIVTKTKTFHLLNAKENSK
- the LOC6500930 gene encoding transmembrane protein 245 isoform X4, with amino-acid sequence MNRSEPIPIRRDRSFDSVLNRLLRMRSQNHESFRAAMYNFLIAAGVGAFVAVCFILGPFVRPLLWAFLMGAVLFPFKRSLAESVNNWFQRLEERDSNVLVSICLSPLEATEHCGRLLIGWLCEHWQLLLAGCGVAGCVKLLVLYAPKGFLMALWHWITFSHGLFVQIIGFLNVYVLISLVIIYLSCVHFFWKPENSAHFVVAGQTMWVAIAGYLSSFLGALQVPVFLLVMAYVTASTAYHLQTREEAGTFLTRLQKLFDKNDFERSLSNFSICGKHSGEPLSPGIQSDVEDISLSDTVDSTDTFDAKAETEAEGHQSDSFFKLLFYACLGTFLYRNVWMFLLAAIPVFLHLIYTVGAYTGITQFVCSKINELYLALRTWAIEHHSAVLPLCLPGVLELNYKINTIVRDSLKSSVESVTSILMIILMLLIIVFLSVFFCVNIYSETIEVAYLGKDLINKTITDRPELIDILPANMQASIDDALDNAHHYGRRKIETYIDDWLADADKVHATKLKEQILDVWDRLIQYWIDFNKAGTSYGPRVPTDALKSTFGEIVDNPAQSWQGSTKPLTTPQMLEENL
- the LOC6500930 gene encoding transmembrane protein 245 isoform X2 — translated: MNRSEPIPIRRDRSFDSVLNRLLRMRSQNHESFRAAMYNFLIAAGVGAFVAVCFILGPFVRPLLWAFLMGAVLFPFKRSLAESVNNWFQRLEERDSNVLVSICLSPLEATEHCGRLLIGWLCEHWQLLLAGCGVAGCVKLLVLYAPKGFLMALWHWITFSHGLFVQIIGFLNVYVLISLVIIYLSCVHFFWKPENSAHFVVAGQTMWVAIAGYLSSFLGALQVPVFLLVMAYVTASTAYHLQTREEAGTFLTRLQKLFDKNDFERSLSNFSICGKHSGEPLSPGIQSDVEDISLSDTVDSTDTFDAKAETEAEGHQSDSFFKLLFYACLGTFLYRNVWMFLLAAIPVFLHLIYTVGAYTGITQFVCSKINELYLALRTWAIEHHSAVLPLCLPGVLELNYKINTIVRDSLKSSVESVTSILMIILMLLIIVFLSVFFCVNIYSETIEVAYLGKDLINKTITDRPELIDILPANMQASIDDALDNAHHYGRRKIETYIDDWLADADKVHATKLKEQILDVWDRLIQYWIDFNKAGTSYGPRVPTDALKSTFGEIVDNPELVLVAKQGIIGWAQSNTQTILEVAESLWHIIRTNLSMIMGVAGEILSLVLSGGQACIEFILDMIVFFTALFYLLSSSKEKYAPLQITKYLGYSSSGIKIADALENSITVVLVSMFKCSTFTGLFTWLVHTVFGARIVFLPSALAAMLAAAPFLGSYWCAVPAFLELWLAQDRFYAGLILFLLQFFVPSSFETAIYADLKGGGHPYLNGLAIAGGMYWIGWQGAIFGPLMLCFFIGLFEVATLAMRSHQEPRPSSDEETRTTSIMARVNETTNDTTDARGKPVNPNDRVRNLAEGGKPVELKIVTKTKTFHLLNAKENSK